A window from Triticum aestivum cultivar Chinese Spring chromosome 6D, IWGSC CS RefSeq v2.1, whole genome shotgun sequence encodes these proteins:
- the LOC123145367 gene encoding H/ACA ribonucleoprotein complex subunit 2-like protein, with amino-acid sequence MGSDTETEKKKTPVALAPIAKPLAGKKLSKKTLKLVRRASEAKCLKRGVKEVVKSIRRGSKGLCVIAGNISPIDVITHLPILCEEANVPYIYVTSKEELATAGTTKRPTCCVLVMTKPAKGEITEEVKEKLESEYKQVVTEVAEVTSSMF; translated from the exons ATGGGGAGCGACAcggagacggagaagaagaagaccccGGTGGCGCTGGCGCCCATCGCCAAGCCGCTCGCCGGCAAGAAGCTCTCCAAGAAAACCCTCAAGCTCGTTCGCCGAG CCTCGGAGGCCAAGTGCCTGAAGCGCGGGGTCAAGGAGGTGGTCAAGAGCATCCGCCGTGGGAGCAAAGG GTTGTGTGTAATTGCCGGAAACATCTCTCCTATCGATGTGATTACACATCTTCCCATACTTTGTGAGGAAGCTAATGTCCCATACATATATGTGACCTCAAAAGAG GAGCTTGCGACTGCGGGGACAACCAAGAGGCCCACCTGCTGCGTGTTGGTGATGACCAAGCCAGCCAAGGGGGAGATCACTGAAGAGGTGAAGGAGAAACTGGAATCAGAATACAAGCAGGTTGTAACTGAAGTCGCTGAGGTTACATCTTCTATGTTCTGA